In a genomic window of Rhinopithecus roxellana isolate Shanxi Qingling chromosome 2, ASM756505v1, whole genome shotgun sequence:
- the IL2 gene encoding interleukin-2, which yields MYRMQLLSCIALSLALVTNSAPTSSSTKKTQLQLEHLLLDLQMILNGINNYKNPKLTRMLTFKFYMPKKATELKHLQCLEEELKPLEEVLNLAQSKNFHLRDTKDLISNINVIVLELKGSETTLMCEYADETATIVEFLNRWITFCQSIISTLT from the exons ATGTACAGGATGCAACTCCTGTCTTGCATTGCACTAAGTCTTGCACTTGTCACAAACAGTGCACCTACTTCAAGTTCTACAAAGAAAACACAGCTACAACTGGAGCATTTACTGCTGGATTTACAGATGATTTTGAATGGAATTAAT AATTACAAGAATCCCAAACTCACCAGGATGCTCACATTTAAGTTTTACATGCCCAAGAAG GCCACAGAATTGAAACATCTTCAGTGTCTAGAAGAAGAACTCAAACCTCTGGAGGAAGTGCTAAATTTAGCTCAAAGCAAAAACTTTCACTTAAGAGATACTAAGGACTTAATCAGCAATATCAACGTAATAGTTCTGGAACTAAAG GGATCTGAAACAACACTGATGTGTGAATATGCTGATGAGACAGCAACCATTGTAGAATTTCTGAACAGATGGATTACCTTTTGTCAAAGCATCATCTCAACACTGACCTGA